The following DNA comes from Merismopedia glauca CCAP 1448/3.
ACCGTCCTATGACTAGCGTAACGATTCATATGCCAGAAGATGTTGTGGAAGATCTCAAGAGAGTCGCCCCATTATTGGGTTTTTCAGGTTATCAGCCTTTAATTCGCGCTTATGTTGGTCAGTGTTTGCGTGTCGATCTAGAACGATTAGAAAGTGAAACAGTAACGGCATTGGTAGCAAGTTTGAAGCGCAAAGGAGTCAGCGATGCGTTAATTGATGAGGCGCTAGGTGAAATCGTTCGTACTGCAACGATTTAATTTTATGGGGTAATAGATTTAGAGAGCGATCGCCCAAAATCTTTCAAGATATCGTCAATCCCATCTCGCTCGATCTTAGTATGGTGGCAAACTACACTAAAACTATACTTTGAGGAGAATTAATGAAAGCGATTGTATGTACAGAGTATGGCTCTCCTGATGTTATGCAGCTCAAGGAGGTAGAGAAACCTACTCCCAAAGAAAACGAAGTGCTGATTAAAATATATGCGACAACAGTAACGTCAGCAGACTTACGCATCCGAAAGGCTGACCCATTCCCGGTCAGATTTTTCTACGGTTTCACAAAACCTAAAAAGAACACGGTACTAGGGTCGGAGCTAGCCGGAGAAATTGAAGCAGTTGGTAAAAATGTCAAACAATTCAAAGCAGGTGACTCGGTATTTGCTGGTGCAGGAATCAGTCTTGGTGCAAATGCCGAGTACATTTGTCTACCTGAAGAAGGAGCGGTGGCAATAAAGCCTACTAATATGACCTATGAGGAAGCCGCCTCTGTTCCTTTTGGGGCAACAACCTCATTGATTTTCCTAAGAGATAAGGGAAAGATTCAGAGCGGACAGGAAGTTTTGATCTATGGGGCTTCTGGAGCATTAGGTATGGCTGCCGTACAGCTTGCCAAGTTCTTTGGGGCACAAGTGACTGGGGTATGTAGCACGGCGAAGTTGGAATTGGTGAAGTCTCTGGGATCTGACAACGTTATTGACTACACCAAAGAGGATTTTACTCAAAGCGGTAAGACCTACGATATTGTTTTTGACACAAGTGGCAAAAGTCCATTTTCAGGTTGTCTAAGCTCACTGAAGCACAATGGACTCTATCTTAGAGCAGTTCATATAAATCTATCTCCGATACTCCGAGGGCTGTGGACTTCAATTACAAGCACCAAGAAAGTAATAGGTGGGGTAGCAATCGAGCGTAAAGAAGATATGATTTTCCTCAAAGAGTTAATTGAATCGGGGAGGATGAAGTCGGTCATAGACAGGCGTTATCCGCTAGAACAGACTGCTGAGGCTCACAGGTATGTTGAACAAGGACACAAGAAAGGAAATGTAGTCATCATTCTGGAGCAGGACAACAAAACCTAACAATCGCGCTGTACCGGAATTTAAGGTTATGTTGATTTTGCAATGATTTGGGCAAGTAGCCTGTAGGATCGGTATGGGATCGCCCCAACGTCTTTCAAGATATCTGTTGGATACGGATCATCTATTTGTAGGGGTACTTCATGCAATAGGTATTAAACAGATAGTGTAAAATTTGGCAATCTGCGTAAGTTCTATAGATAAAATGTTAGCAGTAGTATTGTACGGTAAAGAAGATTTACGCTTAGAAAAAGTCACAGATCCTGTTCCTGGGGTGGGAGAATTAGTAATTGAGGTAAACGCGGCTACTACCTGCGGTACAGACTTGAAGGTGTGGCGGCGCGGTGGACACGCGAAGATGTTGCGTCCCCCAACTGTGTTTGGTCATGAGGCGGCTGGTAGGATTGTAGCATTGGGGGAAGGGGTGAGTGGGTGGAAGATTGGCGATCGCGTTGTCCCTAATAATTCCGCTCCCTGCATGAATTGCTTCTTTTGTCAACGCCAAGAGTTTTCTTTATGTAATCGTATAACTTGGAATAACGGCACATTTGCTGAATATCTCAAGATTCCGGCTCAGATAGTTCAATATAATTTACTGCCGATTCCCGATGAGTTACCAGATGCGATAGCTGCGATGACGGAACCTCTGGCTTGCGTTTTACACGGAGTAGCACGTTCTCAAATCCAACCGAATTCGCGGGTGTTAATATTAGGAGATGGGGCGATCGGATTGATGTTTGTGGCGGTTTTAGCTAGGCAGGTACGGGATATCTGGTTAATTGGCGGAAATCAGCCACGGTTAGAAATTGGTTCTAAATTTGGCGCAAGTCAAACTTTTAACTATCATCAATATCCCGGTCTAACTGCTCTTGTAAAAGATTTAACCGAGGGTAGGGGTGCTGATATTGTAATTGAAGCTACTGGTGTACCTAGTGTTTGGGAACAAGCGATCGCCTGCGTTCGTCCTGGGGGAGTAGTTAACTTGTTTGGTGGCTGTCCTAAAGATACTCATATTACTATTAATACCGAACAATTACACTATTCAGAACTTACTATTAAAGGCGTATTTCATAATACTCCAAAGTACGTTCGTCAAGCTTTGAATTTACTAACAAATACAGCAATTCCTTGGGAATTACTGATTAGCGATCGCCGTCCCCTACAAGATTTGGAACAAGTGTTTCAAGATATGCAAAGAAGGAAAGTAATTAAAGTTGCAATATCTCAAATTTAGTACACGATGTATTTTAGGATGGCAATTTCACGGGGAAATGTATCTCTAGAGAGTGGCTTGCAGAAGTTCAATGTTCTTAATCTGAAGAATGCCACTACTCTCAAATTCTACTATAATCTGAACTTTAGTAGAAACAGTGCCTTTCTTAAAATGGGCACGAATTTCAAAGGAATGAAAACTTTCACTTTGTAAAACGCCTGTAGTCCAAAATCTCCCACTTGTTCCTATTTGCTGTTGTTTCCAAATGCCTATTTTTACTGTAATTGACTTTTCGGCGTTCAATGCTTTGGCTTGAAATCTACAAGCAAGAACACATTCTGGATGATTCGGTTCAGGAACTTCAAATAATATGACTTTTCGGATAGGTTCAGTGGTATTGAGACGCATAGTATTGTCATCGTAGGCTTCGATTTGCCAGCCTTCTTCAATTACTGTAATACCTCCTTTAGTTACGGTTGAATCGCCAGATGTAAATTTATGAATTAGTATAAATGGTTCTGTAGGTTCGGGAACAGCAAAGCGTTTTTCAACTTCTTTGGCAGCTTCCTGCATTTTAGAACCAATCAAGTCCTTTAAATTACTGAATAAATCGTCAAACATATGAATACATTTGGCATCACAACACTTCTATTATTCCCCAATCCACGACAAAATCTTTCTTGATAATTGATTGACAAGACGCATTAACGAAGTCATTCGTACAGACGTAGCACTGCTACGTCTGTACAGAAGTCAGAAGTTTATTTTGGAATGAGGATTTA
Coding sequences within:
- a CDS encoding zinc-dependent alcohol dehydrogenase; this encodes MLAVVLYGKEDLRLEKVTDPVPGVGELVIEVNAATTCGTDLKVWRRGGHAKMLRPPTVFGHEAAGRIVALGEGVSGWKIGDRVVPNNSAPCMNCFFCQRQEFSLCNRITWNNGTFAEYLKIPAQIVQYNLLPIPDELPDAIAAMTEPLACVLHGVARSQIQPNSRVLILGDGAIGLMFVAVLARQVRDIWLIGGNQPRLEIGSKFGASQTFNYHQYPGLTALVKDLTEGRGADIVIEATGVPSVWEQAIACVRPGGVVNLFGGCPKDTHITINTEQLHYSELTIKGVFHNTPKYVRQALNLLTNTAIPWELLISDRRPLQDLEQVFQDMQRRKVIKVAISQI
- a CDS encoding NAD(P)-dependent alcohol dehydrogenase, with protein sequence MKAIVCTEYGSPDVMQLKEVEKPTPKENEVLIKIYATTVTSADLRIRKADPFPVRFFYGFTKPKKNTVLGSELAGEIEAVGKNVKQFKAGDSVFAGAGISLGANAEYICLPEEGAVAIKPTNMTYEEAASVPFGATTSLIFLRDKGKIQSGQEVLIYGASGALGMAAVQLAKFFGAQVTGVCSTAKLELVKSLGSDNVIDYTKEDFTQSGKTYDIVFDTSGKSPFSGCLSSLKHNGLYLRAVHINLSPILRGLWTSITSTKKVIGGVAIERKEDMIFLKELIESGRMKSVIDRRYPLEQTAEAHRYVEQGHKKGNVVIILEQDNKT